From Solanum stenotomum isolate F172 chromosome 2, ASM1918654v1, whole genome shotgun sequence:
tttaagcattttttattCGTTTGTTTTCATTAACTATTTTTGAATGATTGCAAGGTTTAAATCTTCATCCGCCAACATTCAAACCGAAAATAGATCTAAGGATAGAAATAACCCAATTAAAATGGCAGAATTATGCTAAACTTGAATTAACATATTAGACACACAACTAAACTCAAATACACACGTTTAGTGCAACAATGCGCGATGGAGTCTAACGTACATGTTTGGTTCATGAAGATACATACATACTTAATAAGATATACTAATAAaaactagatacatataatcaTATCTCAATTATGTACCAAATATATCAATTGGGCCTTCCGACTTTCTAATTGTATCTGCCGATCCAGGCGGTTTCTCCGTCGTTGATACGATCTCCGAAGTGACCAAATCCAACGACGCTCGTGTTATTGGCCAtttgaaaaagaacaaaaaactcGAAACTTGAAGATACAAAGGAAggaattgatgaagaagatgaagtttacAATTTCAGAATTATTATGctttatgattttgatattttaggaaaaatgataAGAGTTGATACGAAAGGATCCTCTAAATCTGTTTTGGttgttaattactcatcattaactcctttaattaagaaaataagttaCACCCTTTAATgcaaaagtaataaataacGTATCTCGCCTATTAAATTTGATGGATACATGTGTCTGACGAGTCATGATATATGTATCCAAATacgaaaaaataatatagaaagTAATATAAAAAACTATCGGGAATCCTAGTAATTAGGATCTAAAGTAGTGagatttatgtagtttgcccTAATTTTATATGTGGTATAAAATCTCTCAAttaatatttcaagaaaaaaataatcttttccctactttcaacaaaattaacttattttattagtttattactaaatatattatcttttaaTTGTAGACATTTTCTATCTAAAACTCTGTATAGTGtcaagtaaaactaaaatcaaaagTTATGGAGACTGTTTGAATCgatttattttaagtatattaaTATCAAATAGTTTCTTGAGAAAAGGATTTGATATGCCCcttaattttgttgtttaaaattGATATGTTCTTTATATTAGGAAAAAAGACCCCTTCTTAGAACTACCAATGCCCCCAACCCCAAACATAAATCCAGCCTCCGACACTTTCTCCTAAGCCACCATAGCCTCCGGACGATCAAATAGCCATGGAGGAAGACCTTCCTCCCATCAAAAAATTCTTTAAGGAAATCTTACAAGACAAAAATAAGGGTctgaataaaatttatttagacCAAGCCAAAGAACAAAACACCTCAGTGGGGGTCGATCCAAGCGACTAAATCCCCCTATCAAGGAAGGAAAAGGCAAGAATCTACCTCTCGTGGAAACACTCAGTGACCATCAAGctgatagagaaaaaaaagtatcaCACAAATACCTAAAAAATAAGCTCACTGAACTATGGAAACCCACCAAAGGACTTACTCTAATCGACTTGAGATGGGATATTTTCATAGCAAAATTCAGTTTGCTCAAAAACATGCAAAGAGCACTACAAGAGTGACCATGGTTCATATTGGGAAACATCGTATCGGTAAGGAAATGGGAACCAAACTTCGTCCCATAAGAGTCTACCATTTCTCACAATGCCATTTGGATTAAACTTTCCCAATTACCAATTGAGTTCTATGACAGAATCATACTTGAAAAGATTGGTAGGAAGTTATGTGCACTCCTAAAAATTGGCACTTGCACTTCCGCCACACTAGAGCACGTTATGCAAGAATATGCATCCAAGTCCCAATAGGCGTACTGGTAAAAAACGATTAAAATTGACAGCCAATTCAGGAGGTATTGTACGAAGGAGAAGGAACATTATGTACTGGGTGTGGGTGAATTGGTTTAGAGGGAAGAGAACACATAGTCACAGGAAAAATTATTCGGTGTCAAGTCAGGTAAATTCTACAACCCTCTCCAATAAATTCTAACCATTGTACTTGCTCATTTAAGTATTCTACTAATGAATCCTTAGGTAAACATAAACAATGGATAGAATcgaaaaacaacaacaaagcAGCAATAATAAAGAGCTCAAGTACCTTGAACTCAAAAAGAGGCAAAAGCATTTATGAGGATGGTCCACACCTGAAAGAAAATGCGTCTTCTGCAAAAGGAATGGATTCCCTCaacaaaaatacccttcccTCTCCACATTAACTACTAAGGACCCCACTACTAATATTAACTCAGTTATTGTCTCTAAAGCCATGAGAGACTCTGCATCTCCCTCGAGGGAGAAGGCAATCGTCGCTACTCGTAACAAGTACCCTCTCTCCACTGCGAGAAGTAATCATCATAATCGCAGTTCAAATGCGACCATGGACATCGCGTCAATTAACTACAACACTCCAATAATCTCAGTCCAGATGTGACCATGGACATCACGTCACTAATAGAcataagaaatatgaaaatgaataaaaaataactttaaccGTAGACATACTTCACAACATTATAAGGGAGATATCGATATGATAAAGTATGGAATAATCAGCTGACATCCTAATGCCCTTCAAAGCGGGTCTTCCTCATTCAATAATTTGCAAGTTTTACAAAAATTCGTGTggtataaaaaaagaattttactTTAACATACCTTAAATATGAACTTAAATAACTTGAGATAGATAATCAATTTTCTTTCGATAATCTAGCATAACGTCGATATATTTGTTTCTTCCGCAAAATCCTTCTAGAGTTCCATTCATATATATCTAGAAGCACATTTCATGTCTCTTATGTTCTCTAaagcttaattaatttaatacttATTATAgatttattatattgttatatgttataaataaaaaatatcgcTAATTTCCTTATTATTGAAACGTACTCATCGACAATTTTTTGCAATAAAAAATGGAATCAAATCAACCCACCTAGCCCCAAATTTGAGAAGGGTACCTTAGCATCAATCATAATTCCCTTAAACCCCTTGAAGGTATATAGGAGAAAACCAAGACTTACTTGAGCACAACTTTCAGATGGACTAACCTTCCatttttgatgttcttcttctAAGCAGCTGCTTCTCTACAGTGCTACTTGCTAAAATGGTTTCTTCAATTGCCACTAAAATCCCACTTTGCCTACACTCATCAACCCTCAATCACAACTCAAATGTTGTTCAACCCATTTCCCTCAAAACCCTTTTTCTTCCTCCCCTTTACAGTCCCAAAACGCTGACTACTCTTTACCCCAAGATCCAAGCAGCTTCCAAATCCCAAAATTCAGCTATTTTAACCTGTTCTTGGAAACCCCAGAAGGGAATTTCCAAGTTTTTCAGtgaaaagtttgtttttttactTGTTGGGTCATTCTTGTTTATGGGTATAAGGGCTAAACGTGTATTCTCATTGCCACAACCAGTTCAAGGAAGTAGTGTTGTTGAGACCCAAGAAGGAGATAGTGAGGAAGAAGTGATGTGTATGAAGTTGTTGGAGAAGAATCCGAAAGATGTTGATGTTTTGAAGACTATTGTTAATGTGAAGATGAGGAAAGGGAAGACTAAAGAGGCTTTGAAGTATGTGGAGAAGCTGATTGAGGTTCAGCCTAGAGAAATGGAGTGGAGGCTTTTGGAGGCTCTTTGTTATGAGATGATGGGGCAGTTAAGTAAGGCTAAGAGGTTGTTTAAGGAGATTTTGAAGCAGAAGCCTCTCTTGCTTAGAGCATTGCATGTATGGTTCCTAAACCCTGTTGTGTTTTAATGGAATTTCTATTGAGATATCCTTAGATGCTTCCTTTTTTTGGTGTGTGTGTTTATACACTCGTTTATATTGCATTAACACCATGTGTGAGTTGAGGAGGATTAGATAATATTTGTCTTAACTTTTGAGTAATTCTTGTTAATGGTTGTTGTTAATGATATTGGATGTGCTTATAAAACATTGTTGAGTGTAAAAACACTAGAGGTCATGTAAATATCTTGTTGTATAGAACTTGTGCATTAAGACACTGAATGGCAGACCTAACAACCACTATGTgttttttattccttttcttATTGTTTGTTGTGATGTATGCTGGTTTGACTCGAGTCAATGATTCGTTTAGTTGTGATATTTTGTGACTGTCAAAATGTCAATAACCTAGTACTTATTTGGATATCTGTCTTATGGTTTGAAGGTTGAACATGGATTCTCGAATCTAAATTATGTGAAAGTTTCTGCTCTCTCATGATAGATGTTGGATATGATATCCATTTTCTTTATCAAGTCAATGGCATAGTGACGGTCACCATATCATTAGTTATCCAGATAGTAATTGAGCAATGCATTATTGTGAATTGATATTCTGTAAACACTGAGAAGAAGGATCATGTAGCTGGCTGGAATGCCTTGGTCTATACAGTTTTACATGACTAAAAAATGCAGGTCTAAATGCCTTGGTCTAGACTGTTTTACATGACTCAAGAAAAAATCCAGGTTTTGTTCTTATCTGAACTTGTAAAATTCACCAGTAACTACATTTGAAGCCCAAGA
This genomic window contains:
- the LOC125856796 gene encoding protein SLOW GREEN 1, chloroplastic-like: MVSSIATKIPLCLHSSTLNHNSNVVQPISLKTLFLPPLYSPKTLTTLYPKIQAASKSQNSAILTCSWKPQKGISKFFSEKFVFLLVGSFLFMGIRAKRVFSLPQPVQGSSVVETQEGDSEEEVMCMKLLEKNPKDVDVLKTIVNVKMRKGKTKEALKYVEKLIEVQPREMEWRLLEALCYEMMGQLSKAKRLFKEILKQKPLLLRALHGLAMVMHKNFEGPTVFEMLNGALEVARQEKKVNEERNIKILVAQMHVVKGELEEALQKFKLLVQENPRDFRPYLCQGIVYSLLDKKKEADEQFEIYRSLVPKEFPQRGFLDDVVLAAKTETREQLEKEFKNEFSYKT